Proteins encoded together in one Myxococcus stipitatus window:
- a CDS encoding SDR family NAD(P)-dependent oxidoreductase, protein MNFHGKTVLITGASMGIGEAFARELSRRGATLLLVARGEAKLQALAAELGNAHVFACDLAEPGAPRRLHDAVVAQGLAVDVLVNNAGFGRYGPFDSLPFDEQHGQVALNVSALVDLTHLFIDGITLRQGGVINVASVAGYLPTPYMAVYGATKAFVLSFSEALWGEYRPRGVRVLCLSPGQTQTAFFDRAVGLEQQKHKARPEDVVRLGLEAFAQGRASVVHGHGNRLLTTLSQLFPRALIARMGARMFAPRSTPAKLAP, encoded by the coding sequence ATGAACTTTCACGGCAAGACGGTCCTCATCACCGGTGCGTCCATGGGCATTGGCGAAGCCTTCGCGCGCGAGCTGTCCCGGCGGGGCGCGACGCTCCTCCTGGTCGCTCGCGGTGAGGCGAAGCTCCAGGCCCTCGCGGCCGAGTTGGGCAACGCCCATGTGTTCGCGTGCGACCTCGCCGAGCCCGGAGCTCCCAGGCGCCTCCATGACGCCGTCGTGGCCCAGGGGCTCGCGGTGGACGTGCTCGTCAACAACGCGGGTTTCGGCCGCTATGGCCCCTTCGATTCGCTCCCGTTCGACGAGCAGCACGGCCAGGTGGCGCTCAACGTGAGCGCGCTCGTGGACCTGACTCACCTGTTCATCGACGGCATCACCCTGCGCCAGGGTGGCGTCATCAACGTGGCCTCCGTCGCGGGCTACCTGCCCACGCCGTACATGGCCGTCTATGGCGCGACCAAGGCCTTCGTCCTCAGCTTCTCCGAAGCCCTGTGGGGGGAATACCGGCCCCGTGGCGTGCGCGTGCTGTGCTTGAGCCCGGGGCAGACGCAGACCGCCTTCTTCGACCGTGCCGTCGGGCTGGAGCAGCAGAAGCACAAGGCCCGGCCCGAGGACGTCGTGCGCCTGGGCTTGGAGGCCTTCGCCCAGGGCCGCGCCTCCGTCGTCCATGGGCACGGCAACCGCCTGCTCACCACGCTCTCCCAGCTCTTCCCGCGCGCGCTC
- a CDS encoding glycoside hydrolase family 15 protein, with protein sequence MAEQLTQQEKSPEPIIPVQPGIQEGRRIEDHALIGNLRSAALVALDGTIDWLCLPDFDSDACFASLVGKEENGEWALAPSDPIRKVTRRYRKDTLILETDFTCDSGAVRVIDFMPLHQEFPTLVRTIVGVKGTVAMHSKLTPRFAFGRSIPRVESMDGSLRAFAGPDALFLRRTDRDAPSPLVSKFHVTEGQRFSWVMSWNYSWLNQVPPRLDADEAEQNTERFWTDWVSKIVPPPKYRDAVVRSLITIKACTFESTGGIVAAPTTSLPETPGGLRNWDYRFTWLRDAVLAHHALSLAGLEDEAGSFWRWVMRAIAGDPAQLQIMYGIRGERRLTEATLEWLDGYGGAKPVRIGNGAYDQFQLDVLGEVAAVLYAGAKYFNKVDPIAQRALLNVAEQAMKVWRNPDKGIWEMRGPDRHFTASKVAAWAAIDRAIKASDETKMAAPMERLLEVREEIFEEVCAKGFDPELNSFVQYYGGKELDASLLYIPMLDFLPATDPRVVGTVEQIERQLIQDGLVLRFKPDATGSVDGLVGEEGTFLACSFWLVDTYQMMGRFEDARRLFEMLLSLSNDLGLLAEEYMPSLRTQLGNFPQAFSHFSLVNAAYTITAARA encoded by the coding sequence ATGGCGGAACAACTGACTCAGCAAGAGAAATCACCGGAGCCCATCATTCCCGTCCAGCCAGGAATCCAGGAGGGGCGCCGCATCGAGGACCACGCGCTCATCGGAAACCTGCGCTCCGCGGCCCTGGTCGCCCTGGACGGGACGATCGACTGGCTCTGTCTGCCAGACTTCGACTCGGACGCTTGCTTCGCGAGCCTGGTCGGGAAAGAGGAGAACGGCGAGTGGGCGCTCGCGCCGAGCGACCCCATCCGGAAGGTCACCCGCCGCTACCGCAAGGACACCCTGATCCTGGAGACGGACTTCACCTGTGACTCCGGCGCCGTGCGGGTGATCGACTTCATGCCCCTCCACCAGGAATTCCCCACGCTCGTCAGGACCATCGTCGGCGTGAAGGGGACGGTGGCCATGCATTCGAAGCTGACGCCCCGCTTCGCCTTCGGCCGCTCCATCCCCCGGGTGGAGAGCATGGACGGTTCGCTCCGGGCCTTCGCCGGCCCCGACGCCTTGTTCCTACGGCGGACCGACCGGGACGCTCCATCGCCGCTGGTCTCGAAATTCCACGTGACCGAGGGCCAGCGCTTCTCCTGGGTGATGAGCTGGAACTACTCCTGGCTGAATCAGGTACCGCCGCGCCTGGACGCGGACGAGGCCGAGCAGAACACCGAGCGCTTCTGGACCGACTGGGTCTCCAAGATCGTCCCGCCGCCGAAGTACCGCGACGCGGTGGTCCGGTCACTCATCACCATCAAGGCCTGCACCTTCGAGAGCACGGGAGGAATCGTGGCCGCGCCCACCACCTCCCTCCCGGAGACACCGGGCGGCCTGCGCAACTGGGACTACCGCTTCACGTGGCTGCGCGACGCGGTGCTCGCGCACCATGCCCTGTCGCTCGCGGGCCTGGAGGACGAGGCGGGCTCGTTCTGGAGGTGGGTGATGCGCGCCATCGCGGGGGACCCCGCCCAGTTGCAGATCATGTACGGAATCCGAGGCGAGCGACGCCTCACGGAAGCCACCCTCGAGTGGCTCGACGGCTACGGTGGCGCGAAGCCGGTGCGCATCGGCAACGGAGCCTACGACCAGTTCCAGCTCGACGTGCTCGGCGAAGTGGCCGCGGTCCTCTACGCGGGCGCGAAGTACTTCAACAAGGTCGACCCCATCGCGCAGCGCGCGCTGCTCAACGTCGCCGAACAGGCCATGAAGGTCTGGAGGAATCCCGACAAGGGCATCTGGGAGATGCGGGGGCCGGACCGCCACTTCACGGCCTCCAAGGTGGCCGCGTGGGCCGCCATCGACCGGGCCATCAAGGCATCGGACGAGACCAAGATGGCCGCCCCGATGGAGCGACTGCTCGAGGTCCGGGAGGAGATCTTCGAGGAGGTCTGCGCGAAGGGGTTCGACCCCGAGCTGAACAGCTTCGTGCAGTACTACGGAGGCAAGGAATTGGACGCGAGCCTGCTCTACATCCCGATGCTCGACTTCCTCCCCGCGACCGACCCGCGGGTGGTCGGCACGGTGGAGCAGATCGAACGCCAGTTGATCCAGGACGGGCTGGTGCTCCGCTTCAAGCCGGACGCCACCGGCTCGGTGGATGGGCTCGTCGGGGAGGAAGGCACGTTCCTCGCCTGCTCGTTCTGGCTCGTCGACACGTACCAGATGATGGGGCGCTTCGAGGACGCCCGCCGACTCTTCGAGATGCTGCTCTCGCTGAGCAACGACCTGGGCCTCCTCGCGGAGGAGTACATGCCGAGCCTGCGCACGCAGCTCGGCAACTTCCCCCAGGCGTTCAGCCACTTCTCGCTCGTCAACGCGGCGTACACGATCACCGCGGCACGCGCCTGA
- a CDS encoding YcaO-like family protein: MSGHLLAQVGVGASLEERRLTARAEAIERASSLLRAPDVRATPARALEAPFLPMRHWALYTPEQYASPGFPYAPVTQDTPLDWLWATDATSGERLLVPAAFTTSERLVGPRFLCATSNGVATHTSGDAALRSALLEVVERDALQLAWYRGQGARRIDPSTLLLDERVTRHFEESGWALHFAYLPGRAGLHVVALIAEATGAGDYPKGGTLLAAAAAGDAAVAVQRAVREMRMVTEALSLPKQLTIDREALRRPPALENYWLIDSLLDITLLYLNPAMRSAVDLFLGGPPVALPRDRVPDAAGELITRLRQEGLRTLIINLTMEAAAPFRTYQALVLGTQPLAFCPGLLRLGSGLLPRRLPPRNPTLPTSPFEPRRGQMNPYLLPLA; encoded by the coding sequence GTGTCAGGCCACCTCCTGGCCCAGGTAGGCGTCGGCGCGTCCCTGGAGGAGCGGAGGTTGACCGCGCGAGCGGAGGCCATCGAGCGCGCCTCGTCCCTCCTCCGCGCGCCCGACGTCCGCGCGACTCCGGCGCGGGCGCTCGAGGCCCCCTTCCTTCCCATGCGGCATTGGGCCCTCTACACGCCGGAGCAGTACGCGAGCCCGGGGTTCCCCTACGCGCCAGTCACCCAGGACACCCCCTTGGATTGGCTCTGGGCCACGGACGCGACCTCCGGCGAGCGCCTGCTCGTCCCAGCGGCCTTCACGACGTCCGAGCGGCTGGTGGGCCCGCGCTTCCTGTGCGCCACATCGAATGGCGTCGCGACCCATACGAGCGGGGACGCCGCGCTGCGGTCGGCGCTCCTGGAAGTCGTCGAACGCGATGCGCTCCAGCTCGCCTGGTACCGAGGACAGGGCGCGCGGCGCATCGACCCGTCCACGCTCCTCTTGGATGAACGGGTGACACGCCACTTCGAGGAGTCCGGCTGGGCTCTCCACTTCGCGTACCTCCCCGGTCGCGCCGGCCTCCACGTCGTCGCGCTCATCGCGGAGGCGACAGGAGCGGGCGACTACCCCAAGGGAGGAACGCTCCTCGCCGCCGCCGCCGCGGGGGACGCGGCGGTCGCCGTGCAGCGAGCGGTCCGCGAGATGCGGATGGTGACCGAGGCGCTCTCCCTTCCCAAACAACTCACGATTGACCGCGAGGCGCTCCGGCGGCCCCCGGCCCTGGAGAACTACTGGCTCATCGACTCCCTCCTCGACATCACCTTGCTCTACCTCAACCCGGCGATGCGGAGCGCTGTCGACCTGTTCCTGGGAGGACCTCCCGTGGCGCTCCCGCGTGACCGGGTCCCCGACGCGGCAGGGGAGCTCATCACGCGGCTCCGCCAGGAGGGGCTGCGCACCCTCATCATCAACCTCACGATGGAGGCAGCGGCTCCGTTCCGGACCTACCAGGCGCTGGTCCTCGGGACGCAGCCGCTGGCGTTCTGTCCGGGCCTGTTGCGCCTCGGGAGCGGGCTGCTGCCACGCCGCCTCCCACCTCGGAACCCCACGCTCCCCACATCACCCTTCGAGCCCAGGCGCGGACAGATGAATCCCTACCTGCTTCCGTTGGCGTGA
- a CDS encoding flavin monoamine oxidase family protein: protein MSERVIILGAGLAGLAAAHDLILAGLDVVVLEARSRVGGRVLTLRQPFVDGMYAEAGAKYVLGEHSTVLGFVKRLGLELDPLPVPNLSALRPFHLQGRRILAPIGDDSGLPYVMRADEQQLGLAGLYRRYVSPLLEDVGDPFHESWPTAAATRLDGLTVREALAEQGASPAAIDAVSLGRFDLVGDGVDTSSALAVLRRELLTVGKGTSGVYTLRGGSDRLPTALAGALGGRVQFGWAATRIEQEHGKVRVYCRDTQGVHRSFTAERLVCAIPFSVLRDVELVPGFSPNKMRAIRELEHTSVVRTFVQYRRRLWREWGWTNGWMTDLPIMHVLDAAPTQPQLAGILEAYSAGSRARAAGRLSDEERIAMTLAGLDQLAPELASEVQCATTHAWNQDPWARGAFAWFRPRQLSQWGRALATREGRIHFAGDHTSPMPGWMEGALSSGRRAALEILSAVRTARSA from the coding sequence ATGAGTGAACGCGTCATCATCCTGGGAGCGGGCCTCGCGGGGCTGGCGGCGGCGCATGACCTCATCCTGGCGGGGCTGGACGTCGTCGTGCTCGAAGCGCGCTCCCGCGTGGGTGGACGGGTCCTGACACTGCGACAGCCCTTCGTGGACGGCATGTACGCCGAGGCGGGCGCGAAGTACGTCCTCGGCGAGCACTCGACGGTCCTCGGTTTCGTGAAGCGGCTCGGGCTGGAGCTCGACCCGCTGCCGGTTCCCAACCTGTCGGCCCTGCGACCCTTCCATCTCCAGGGACGCCGAATCCTGGCCCCCATCGGCGATGACTCGGGCCTGCCGTACGTCATGCGCGCGGACGAGCAGCAGCTCGGCCTCGCGGGTCTCTATCGGCGGTACGTGTCCCCTCTCCTGGAAGATGTCGGTGACCCCTTCCATGAGTCCTGGCCCACGGCCGCGGCGACCCGCCTCGATGGACTGACTGTTCGGGAAGCCCTCGCGGAACAGGGCGCATCCCCCGCGGCCATCGACGCGGTGAGCCTGGGGCGGTTCGACCTCGTCGGCGACGGCGTCGACACCAGCTCGGCGCTCGCGGTGCTTCGAAGGGAGCTGCTGACCGTCGGCAAGGGAACCTCCGGCGTCTACACCTTGCGCGGAGGAAGCGACCGGCTTCCTACTGCGCTGGCGGGGGCGCTCGGCGGCAGAGTCCAGTTCGGCTGGGCAGCGACGCGTATCGAGCAGGAACACGGGAAGGTCCGCGTGTACTGCCGAGACACCCAGGGGGTGCACAGGTCATTCACGGCGGAGCGACTCGTGTGCGCCATTCCGTTCTCGGTCCTCCGCGACGTCGAGCTCGTCCCCGGCTTCTCGCCAAACAAGATGCGGGCGATCCGCGAACTCGAGCACACGTCCGTCGTGCGCACCTTCGTCCAATACCGGCGTCGCCTCTGGAGGGAGTGGGGATGGACGAATGGGTGGATGACGGACCTCCCCATCATGCACGTCCTCGACGCCGCGCCGACGCAGCCTCAGCTAGCGGGCATCCTCGAGGCGTACAGCGCCGGTTCGCGCGCCCGGGCGGCGGGGCGCCTGTCCGACGAGGAGCGCATCGCCATGACCCTGGCGGGACTGGACCAGCTCGCGCCGGAGCTGGCCTCCGAGGTGCAGTGCGCAACCACCCACGCATGGAACCAGGACCCATGGGCGCGAGGCGCCTTCGCGTGGTTCCGACCGAGGCAGCTCTCGCAGTGGGGACGAGCGCTCGCGACGCGAGAAGGACGGATTCACTTCGCCGGAGATCACACCTCGCCCATGCCCGGATGGATGGAGGGAGCGCTCTCCTCGGGCCGCCGCGCCGCTCTCGAAATCCTGTCGGCGGTCCGGACCGCCCGCTCCGCGTAG
- a CDS encoding serine/threonine protein kinase, which translates to MGTSPPERLGRYELLARLDAGGMAETWRGRLLGEAGVRRPVLIKKVLPEHAHDERFVQMFISEARISASLSHGNIAQVLDFGQVDGAYFLAMELVEGQPLHRIHQRMRKRGLEAFPIPQALFICMEVCRGLHYAHTLTDARGAPLDIVHRDISPDNVLVGYEGQVKLIDFGIAKARALRTFNTEPGVVRGKYLYFSPEQARGEPVDARTDVWAMGVLLYELLCGRLPFQGSDYVVMRQLQEGGFPLPRELRPELSLELENVICSALTLDKEARCASAGVLADALSRALYTATPRFSPRSVEWLVQSLFEEEVRKQGPKVDIPPAFLEELSGGRLAPAINTARQPPMVSAPVSARVDAETAPVGRSRETRRWPWLAAIAGLVGAGVAFSVIPSEPEAVVAPMPSTMVPTRTEASATVEQGGKAGGPVKSGPRTVAEAAAPPSPPERSPLDREFEALVEEGRRVMTGSRYKSAEASFRKALALKPGATEVKELLGIALVNGFESEGAFREAAKLLQEAVRENPESARAWLSLGMALQSIGKNAEAATAYRKYLLLQPDGASAKEVRSILGAIGK; encoded by the coding sequence ATGGGCACTTCCCCTCCGGAGCGTCTGGGACGCTATGAGTTGCTGGCGAGGTTGGACGCCGGAGGCATGGCAGAGACCTGGCGGGGCCGGTTGCTCGGGGAGGCGGGCGTCAGACGCCCGGTGCTCATCAAGAAGGTGCTGCCGGAGCATGCCCACGACGAGCGCTTCGTCCAGATGTTCATCAGCGAGGCGCGCATCTCCGCTTCGCTCTCGCATGGCAACATCGCCCAGGTCCTGGACTTCGGGCAGGTCGACGGCGCGTATTTCCTGGCGATGGAGCTGGTGGAAGGACAGCCGTTGCATCGCATCCACCAGCGGATGCGGAAGCGGGGGCTGGAGGCGTTTCCGATTCCCCAGGCGCTCTTCATCTGCATGGAGGTCTGCCGAGGGCTGCACTACGCCCACACGTTGACGGATGCGCGGGGGGCACCCCTGGACATCGTCCATCGGGACATCTCCCCGGACAATGTCCTGGTGGGCTACGAGGGGCAGGTCAAGCTGATCGACTTCGGTATCGCCAAGGCCCGTGCGCTGCGGACCTTCAACACCGAGCCGGGGGTCGTTCGGGGGAAGTATCTCTATTTCTCCCCGGAGCAGGCGCGCGGAGAGCCGGTGGATGCGCGGACGGACGTCTGGGCGATGGGTGTGCTGCTCTACGAGTTGTTGTGCGGACGGCTTCCCTTCCAGGGCTCCGATTACGTGGTCATGCGTCAGCTCCAGGAGGGAGGGTTCCCGCTGCCGCGAGAGCTGCGTCCAGAGCTGTCACTCGAGCTGGAGAACGTCATCTGCTCCGCGTTGACCCTCGACAAGGAGGCGCGCTGCGCGTCGGCCGGGGTGCTGGCGGATGCGCTCTCGAGAGCCCTCTATACGGCGACACCCCGCTTCAGCCCCAGGTCGGTGGAGTGGCTGGTCCAGTCCCTGTTCGAGGAGGAAGTGCGGAAGCAGGGCCCGAAGGTGGACATTCCTCCCGCGTTCCTGGAGGAGCTGTCGGGAGGTCGTCTGGCACCGGCCATCAATACCGCGCGACAGCCGCCGATGGTGTCGGCGCCCGTTTCAGCGCGGGTTGATGCCGAGACCGCACCGGTGGGGCGCTCGCGAGAGACACGGCGCTGGCCGTGGCTCGCGGCAATCGCGGGACTGGTGGGCGCGGGAGTGGCCTTCTCTGTCATCCCGTCCGAGCCCGAGGCCGTGGTAGCGCCCATGCCGAGCACCATGGTTCCCACGCGGACCGAAGCCAGCGCCACGGTGGAGCAAGGGGGCAAGGCAGGGGGCCCCGTGAAGTCCGGTCCTCGTACCGTCGCCGAAGCCGCGGCGCCGCCATCGCCCCCCGAGCGCAGTCCGCTCGACCGTGAGTTCGAGGCGCTCGTCGAGGAGGGGCGAAGAGTGATGACCGGTTCGCGATACAAATCGGCTGAGGCGTCTTTCCGGAAGGCGCTCGCGCTCAAGCCGGGGGCAACGGAGGTCAAGGAGCTGCTGGGTATCGCGCTGGTCAACGGCTTCGAGTCGGAAGGGGCCTTTCGCGAGGCCGCGAAGTTGCTCCAGGAGGCCGTCCGCGAGAATCCCGAGAGCGCCAGGGCCTGGCTGTCGCTTGGCATGGCGCTTCAGTCGATCGGGAAGAACGCCGAGGCGGCGACTGCCTATCGGAAGTATCTGTTGCTCCAGCCAGACGGCGCGTCGGCGAAGGAGGTGCGGTCCATCCTTGGCGCGATTGGGAAGTAG